One part of the [Pantoea] beijingensis genome encodes these proteins:
- the msrA gene encoding peptide-methionine (S)-S-oxide reductase MsrA, with amino-acid sequence MKQRARSFASGRVWLIGAPLLVIVAMACQNVAWPDTETAIVIPAPQEDEVPGKAHLETAVFAGGCFWGVQGVFQHVKGVTSATSGYTGGKARTANYPTVSMGMTGHAESVEVIFDPHKVTYGQLLQIFFSVVHNPTELNRQGPDYGPQYRSTLFPMSESQENVAKAYIAQLNNSHRFSAPLVTTVEENAHFYPAEKYHQNFLNDNPDYPYIVINDLPKVEQLKTLFPALWQSEPTRVKG; translated from the coding sequence ATGAAACAACGTGCTCGTTCTTTTGCTTCTGGTCGTGTCTGGTTGATTGGCGCACCGCTGTTAGTGATTGTCGCGATGGCATGCCAGAACGTCGCCTGGCCTGATACCGAAACGGCGATCGTGATTCCCGCACCGCAGGAGGATGAGGTGCCAGGCAAGGCGCATCTGGAAACCGCCGTGTTTGCCGGAGGCTGTTTCTGGGGTGTGCAGGGTGTTTTTCAGCATGTTAAGGGTGTCACCAGTGCGACATCGGGTTATACCGGTGGTAAAGCTCGCACCGCCAATTATCCTACCGTTAGCATGGGGATGACCGGACATGCGGAGTCAGTGGAGGTGATCTTCGATCCGCACAAGGTCACGTACGGTCAACTGTTGCAAATTTTTTTCTCAGTGGTGCACAATCCGACCGAGCTGAATCGCCAGGGGCCGGATTATGGTCCGCAGTACCGTTCCACCCTATTCCCGATGAGTGAATCTCAGGAAAACGTGGCAAAAGCCTATATCGCCCAGTTGAACAACAGCCACCGCTTTAGCGCGCCGCTGGTGACTACGGTGGAGGAGAATGCCCATTTTTATCCGGCGGAGAAATACCACCAGAATTTCCTGAATGACAACCCAGACTACCCTTACATTGTTATCAATGATTTGCCAAAAGTGGAGCAGTTGAAAACGCTTTTCCCGGCCCTGTGGCAAAGCGAGCCAACGCGGGTTAAAGGGTAA
- a CDS encoding DUF1304 domain-containing protein, translating to MLANILVVVVAVIHIYILVLEMFLWNTQTGRKAFNLSADFARETRVLAANQGLYNGFLAAGLLWGLWLGTGGIQVTCFFLICVFVAGIFGAATASRKILYIQSVPALAALIALLVR from the coding sequence GTGTTAGCCAATATTCTTGTCGTTGTTGTTGCCGTTATACATATTTATATCCTTGTTCTTGAAATGTTTTTGTGGAATACGCAAACAGGGCGCAAGGCATTTAATCTCAGTGCTGATTTTGCACGCGAAACCCGAGTACTGGCTGCGAACCAGGGATTGTATAACGGCTTTCTGGCGGCAGGTTTGCTTTGGGGATTATGGCTGGGGACAGGCGGAATCCAGGTTACCTGCTTTTTTCTGATCTGTGTGTTCGTGGCCGGAATTTTTGGCGCAGCCACGGCCAGTCGTAAAATACTTTATATTCAGTCTGTTCCAGCATTGGCCGCGTTGATTGCACTGCTGGTTCGCTAA
- a CDS encoding sensor histidine kinase, translating to MKNITLSRRLMLAFTALLLACCVISGYLQVRTANEYSQGVIQRLSANLAEQIASHNPLLSQNGLNQASVHSLFGQLMSVNPSVEVYLLDKEGNIISSAAPAGKILKKRIDLKPLQALLHGAPMPIYGDNPRDPQTRQVFSVAPLRMGNTVKGYVYIVLLGEHYTMLSSQAQYLSALWITLRSMVLVIIFGGLAGILAFRWITKPMRQLTAQIAKLDSGGMSAIQALAQSKSPTGTARDEVAQLQQAFISLAQRIDQQWQSLKTQDQLRREFIANISHDLRTPLTSLHGYLETLSVKSTSLGEEERQRYLNIALNQSRKVSRLAQELFELARLEYGVVKANKEPFSLSELLQDVFQKFELTTEPRQQRLVASIAPGLPLVNADLGMIERVLTNLLDNAIRHTPENGQIDVHLWQQQDNVVVRLKDSGPGIADELKGSLFERPSILSQQKYRPGGLGLMIVRRILQLHESDITLVEHEEGGACFEFAVPASSGRPDQTHGQT from the coding sequence ATGAAAAATATCACATTATCCCGGCGCCTGATGCTGGCTTTTACCGCGCTACTGCTGGCCTGCTGTGTGATCTCCGGTTATTTGCAGGTACGCACAGCCAATGAATACAGCCAGGGCGTCATTCAGCGCCTGTCGGCCAATCTGGCGGAGCAGATCGCCAGCCACAATCCATTACTCAGCCAGAATGGTCTGAATCAGGCCTCCGTCCATTCGCTCTTTGGGCAATTGATGTCGGTGAATCCCAGCGTTGAAGTCTATCTGCTGGACAAAGAAGGCAATATTATTAGCAGTGCGGCACCTGCGGGGAAAATCCTTAAGAAACGTATCGACTTAAAACCTCTTCAGGCACTCCTCCATGGCGCACCCATGCCAATTTATGGAGATAATCCGCGTGACCCACAAACGCGTCAGGTATTCAGTGTTGCACCGTTAAGAATGGGCAATACCGTCAAGGGCTATGTCTATATCGTGCTGCTCGGCGAACACTACACTATGTTGTCAAGCCAGGCGCAGTACCTCTCTGCTCTGTGGATAACGCTGCGCTCAATGGTGCTTGTTATCATTTTCGGCGGACTGGCTGGAATACTGGCGTTTCGCTGGATCACCAAACCGATGCGCCAGTTGACGGCACAAATCGCCAAGCTCGACAGCGGCGGAATGAGCGCCATTCAGGCGCTGGCGCAAAGTAAGTCCCCGACCGGTACGGCGCGTGACGAAGTGGCTCAATTGCAGCAGGCATTTATTAGCCTCGCTCAGCGCATTGACCAACAGTGGCAAAGTCTGAAAACCCAGGATCAGCTGCGCAGGGAATTTATTGCCAATATCTCGCACGATCTGCGCACGCCCCTCACTTCGCTGCATGGCTATCTGGAAACGCTATCGGTGAAGTCCACCAGTCTGGGTGAAGAAGAACGCCAGCGCTACCTGAATATCGCACTGAATCAAAGTCGCAAAGTCAGCCGACTGGCGCAGGAGCTATTTGAGCTGGCACGGCTGGAATACGGTGTCGTTAAAGCCAATAAAGAGCCCTTCTCGCTTAGTGAACTCCTGCAAGATGTGTTTCAAAAGTTTGAACTCACTACCGAGCCTCGCCAGCAAAGGTTGGTCGCCTCGATCGCGCCCGGACTTCCGCTGGTGAACGCCGACCTGGGGATGATTGAACGGGTGTTGACTAATCTGCTGGATAATGCAATCCGTCATACACCAGAAAACGGGCAAATAGACGTCCACCTCTGGCAACAACAGGATAATGTCGTGGTACGCCTGAAAGATTCTGGCCCGGGTATTGCTGATGAACTGAAAGGCAGTTTATTCGAACGTCCCTCAATTCTCAGTCAACAGAAATACCGACCCGGAGGGCTTGGGTTGATGATTGTGCGTCGGATTTTACAACTGCATGAAAGTGATATTACGCTGGTTGAGCACGAGGAAGGCGGGGCCTGTTTTGAATTCGCTGTCCCGGCGTCAAGCGGCAGGCCTGACCAGACACACGGACAAACGTAA
- a CDS encoding RcnB family protein: MSKTIVFLSAVLLSALPAISTAYAEGQEPLVQNSPDATAQADIDAQNQGVTSSGQTPDVQTPAEHDQDDEGKPDPAHPYAVKTFFADFQRFSIGSIVPDRYRTRQYQVVDWKTRNLPQPTDGTHWTYMGGNYVLITEAEGKIVQAESGEIFYQQ, from the coding sequence ATGAGTAAGACGATCGTATTTTTATCAGCAGTATTATTGAGTGCCTTGCCAGCGATATCGACTGCATATGCTGAAGGCCAGGAACCGCTCGTACAAAATTCACCCGACGCCACCGCTCAGGCAGACATCGATGCGCAGAATCAGGGCGTGACCTCCTCCGGCCAAACGCCTGATGTGCAAACACCTGCGGAACACGATCAGGATGATGAAGGAAAACCAGACCCCGCTCATCCGTATGCGGTTAAAACCTTCTTCGCTGATTTTCAGCGCTTCAGCATTGGCAGCATCGTCCCGGACCGCTATCGCACCAGGCAATATCAAGTCGTTGACTGGAAAACTCGCAATCTGCCACAGCCCACTGATGGAACACACTGGACTTATATGGGTGGCAACTATGTGTTGATCACCGAGGCCGAGGGTAAAATCGTACAGGCAGAATCAGGCGAAATTTTTTACCAGCAATAA
- a CDS encoding response regulator transcription factor, whose product MTGEKLKKILIVEDDGDIADLLTLHLHDEGYDITHASDGNQGVELLARDDWDALILDVMLPGIDGLEICRRARMKTRYTPIIIISARSSELHRVLGLELGADDYLAKPFSMLELVARVKALFRRQEAMLHNMKIDAGTLRLSGLVIDPIAREVHLDKKRVVLTPREFDLLYFFAKNPGKVFSRISLLNQVWGYQHEGYEHTVNTHINRLRLKIERNPSEPERLLTVWGLGYKFASTAKDA is encoded by the coding sequence ATGACAGGGGAAAAATTAAAAAAAATCCTGATTGTGGAAGATGATGGCGATATTGCCGATCTGCTTACCCTACACCTTCACGATGAAGGATATGACATTACCCATGCCAGCGACGGCAACCAGGGCGTCGAGCTACTGGCAAGGGATGACTGGGATGCGCTGATCCTGGATGTGATGCTACCCGGTATTGACGGGCTGGAGATCTGCCGTCGGGCACGCATGAAAACACGCTATACGCCAATCATCATTATCAGCGCGCGTTCCAGCGAGTTGCATCGCGTGCTCGGGCTTGAGCTAGGCGCCGATGACTATCTGGCAAAACCATTTTCAATGCTGGAGCTGGTCGCTCGGGTAAAAGCACTGTTTCGCCGCCAGGAAGCCATGCTTCACAATATGAAAATTGATGCGGGCACGCTGCGACTTTCCGGTCTGGTGATTGATCCCATAGCACGCGAGGTACACCTGGATAAAAAGCGGGTCGTCCTGACTCCACGCGAATTTGATTTGCTCTATTTTTTCGCCAAAAATCCCGGCAAAGTCTTTTCACGCATCAGCCTGCTTAACCAGGTGTGGGGCTACCAGCACGAAGGTTACGAGCATACCGTCAATACGCACATTAACCGACTACGGCTGAAAATAGAACGTAACCCGTCGGAGCCCGAGCGTCTGCTAACCGTGTGGGGTTTGGGCTATAAATTCGCTTCCACGGCCAAAGACGCATAA
- a CDS encoding mandelate racemase/muconate lactonizing enzyme family protein: MNIARIETIPYKIPYITPLAFATGRIDNVENVLIRLWTTDGVMGEAEAPSRPYIYGESQQSIITAINEWLFPSIKDLRIFDKEKIAQKMAWVVGNYTAKAAIDLAIHDAMGKYLQMSCHQLFGGMSNQLTVSHMIGYDSPEKMAEQALAMRQQYGINSFKVKTGKDYRKDIKACTEIRKCLPDATLYLDANHGWRADQAISVYHAIRELDFAFFEEPSPAADRIGRHRLNKEMAIPVCGDESCISLADVSREIFDGISSMICIKMARTGITESTKILHLCEGLSVPVYVGNQGDTQIGTLNSLHFGAAFKHACEKPAELTNFLEIRDDLQADALEIKEGKMRIPTDSIGMGIHIDEHKLNYYRQDR; encoded by the coding sequence ATGAACATTGCACGCATAGAAACCATCCCTTATAAAATTCCCTATATCACACCATTGGCGTTCGCTACGGGACGTATTGATAACGTTGAAAACGTTCTGATCCGACTCTGGACTACCGACGGCGTGATGGGGGAGGCGGAAGCGCCTTCACGTCCTTATATTTACGGCGAATCTCAGCAATCGATCATTACGGCTATCAATGAATGGCTTTTTCCCTCTATTAAAGATCTCCGTATTTTTGATAAAGAGAAAATAGCCCAGAAGATGGCGTGGGTTGTGGGAAATTACACCGCGAAAGCGGCTATCGATCTCGCGATTCACGATGCGATGGGAAAGTATCTACAGATGAGCTGCCATCAGTTGTTCGGCGGCATGAGCAATCAATTAACCGTCAGCCATATGATTGGGTATGACTCACCGGAAAAAATGGCTGAGCAGGCGTTAGCGATGCGTCAACAATACGGGATAAACAGTTTCAAGGTTAAAACGGGTAAGGACTATAGAAAGGATATTAAGGCCTGTACAGAAATAAGAAAATGCTTGCCGGACGCTACGTTATACCTTGACGCCAATCATGGCTGGCGCGCAGACCAGGCCATTTCCGTCTACCACGCGATACGAGAGTTAGACTTCGCTTTTTTTGAAGAGCCGTCACCTGCTGCCGATCGAATCGGCAGGCATCGACTGAATAAGGAGATGGCGATTCCCGTTTGCGGCGATGAAAGTTGTATTTCTTTAGCTGATGTTAGTCGGGAAATTTTTGATGGAATATCGTCGATGATATGTATAAAAATGGCCAGAACTGGCATCACCGAATCCACTAAAATACTGCATTTATGCGAAGGTCTATCTGTTCCCGTCTACGTGGGGAATCAGGGCGATACCCAAATCGGGACATTAAACAGTTTGCACTTCGGTGCTGCCTTCAAACATGCATGTGAAAAACCAGCAGAGCTAACGAACTTTCTTGAAATTCGCGATGACTTACAGGCTGACGCTCTCGAAATTAAAGAGGGTAAAATGCGTATCCCGACAGATAGCATTGGCATGGGCATACATATTGATGAACATAAGCTTAATTATTATCGCCAGGATAGGTAG
- a CDS encoding cold-shock protein — MAMNGTITTWFQDKGFGFIKDENGDNRYFHVIKVANPELIKKNASVTFEPTTNSKGLSAYAVKVAQESKYIYIAGERLKLTSIKSYLVYSEEVPADTRIDKENTLLSVGVLMSSIRPKSTAKPGEMRPLKKLAITTFQGTTLIFSEDEIDIDTTVKLLKV; from the coding sequence ATGGCAATGAACGGAACGATCACAACCTGGTTTCAGGATAAAGGTTTTGGATTTATCAAAGATGAAAACGGCGATAACCGTTATTTCCATGTGATTAAGGTCGCCAACCCTGAGCTGATTAAAAAAAATGCGTCGGTGACTTTCGAGCCTACAACGAATAGTAAGGGATTGTCCGCCTATGCGGTGAAAGTCGCCCAGGAAAGCAAATACATCTATATCGCAGGTGAGCGTCTTAAGCTCACGTCCATCAAGTCTTATCTGGTTTACAGCGAAGAAGTGCCTGCCGATACCCGTATCGATAAAGAAAATACGTTGCTGTCTGTAGGCGTACTGATGAGTAGTATCAGGCCAAAATCAACCGCCAAACCAGGTGAAATGCGCCCGTTGAAAAAACTGGCGATCACCACTTTCCAGGGAACGACGTTAATTTTCTCGGAAGATGAAATAGACATTGATACGACGGTAAAGCTGCTTAAAGTCTGA